A part of Marinobacter psychrophilus genomic DNA contains:
- the tcdA gene encoding tRNA cyclic N6-threonylcarbamoyladenosine(37) synthase TcdA: MNADDYAFRFGGIERLYGRSALEAFRQAHIAIVGLGGVGSWAAEALARSGIGTLTLIDMDDICVSNTNRQLHALSGQYGKTKTDAMAERLRAINPAADIRTQFAFITIDNIPQRITADITGVIDAIDSVRPKTALLAYCQRNKLPIVCAGGAGGQMDPTQIRVADLSKTTQDPLLAKVRNLLRRQYGFSRNPQRRFGIEAVYSLEQLTYPAADGTTCLQKPVNAGPVRLDCATGFGAASPVTASFGFFAASRLLNKIAQRAQP; this comes from the coding sequence ATGAACGCCGACGATTACGCCTTCCGCTTTGGCGGCATTGAGCGCTTGTATGGCCGCAGTGCACTTGAGGCCTTTCGCCAAGCCCACATTGCCATTGTCGGCCTTGGTGGAGTGGGTTCTTGGGCAGCAGAAGCTTTGGCTCGCAGCGGCATTGGCACGCTAACGTTAATTGATATGGACGATATCTGTGTATCCAACACTAACCGCCAACTGCACGCGCTCAGTGGACAGTACGGTAAAACTAAAACCGATGCCATGGCCGAGCGTTTGCGGGCCATCAATCCTGCCGCCGATATTCGCACCCAGTTTGCGTTCATTACTATCGATAACATCCCGCAACGGATAACCGCCGACATCACCGGCGTCATCGATGCTATCGACAGTGTGAGGCCAAAAACCGCTTTATTGGCTTACTGCCAGCGCAACAAGCTGCCGATTGTGTGTGCTGGGGGCGCCGGAGGACAAATGGACCCAACTCAAATTCGCGTGGCCGATTTAAGCAAAACTACCCAAGACCCGCTGCTGGCCAAAGTGCGCAACCTGCTGCGCCGACAGTACGGTTTTTCACGTAATCCGCAACGGCGTTTTGGCATAGAAGCCGTATACTCGCTGGAACAGCTGACGTATCCCGCCGCCGACGGTACAACCTGCCTGCAAAAACCGGTTAACGCGGGCCCGGTTCGGCTCGATTGCGCCACCGGCTTTGGTGCCGCCAGCCCGGTGACTGCCAGCTTCGGTTTTTTTGCGGCCTCGCGGCTGCTTAACAAAATCGCACAACGCGCCCAACCCTAA
- a CDS encoding SDR family NAD(P)-dependent oxidoreductase has product MRILIAGVSGAIGAALAEKLGARADVEIIGLCRQPGKAPAFLHEQHQVLAWDAEKPEALGQVAAELAATVPKAEGLDMIIYAAGILHGENMKPEKRLEDLQASSLVRAMAVNASGFGLLVQALLPWLRHKRTKRIVAISAKVGGIGDNRLGGWYAYRSSKAALNMLVKTLSVELPRRMSPVVCIALHPGTTHSALSEPFSQSLANLEVHDPCETAANLLTVIDHIDESMNGSFLSWDGNILPW; this is encoded by the coding sequence ATGCGAATTTTGATAGCGGGTGTGTCTGGCGCGATTGGCGCAGCGCTGGCCGAAAAACTTGGGGCTCGAGCTGATGTTGAGATTATTGGCCTTTGCCGTCAGCCGGGAAAAGCGCCGGCGTTTCTGCACGAGCAACATCAGGTATTGGCTTGGGATGCAGAAAAACCCGAGGCCCTAGGTCAGGTTGCCGCGGAATTAGCCGCTACTGTGCCAAAAGCAGAAGGGCTGGATATGATTATCTACGCTGCAGGCATACTGCACGGAGAAAATATGAAGCCAGAGAAACGCTTGGAAGATTTGCAGGCCAGTTCCCTGGTGCGGGCTATGGCGGTGAACGCCAGTGGCTTTGGGTTGCTGGTGCAAGCATTATTACCTTGGCTGCGGCACAAGCGCACAAAGCGCATTGTGGCGATTTCCGCCAAGGTAGGTGGCATTGGCGACAACCGCTTGGGGGGTTGGTACGCCTATCGTAGTTCCAAAGCAGCGCTGAACATGTTGGTAAAAACGCTGTCTGTAGAGCTACCCAGGCGCATGTCGCCGGTGGTCTGTATTGCGTTACATCCAGGTACAACTCATTCGGCATTGAGTGAGCCATTCTCTCAATCGCTGGCTAACTTGGAAGTACACGATCCCTGTGAAACCGCTGCCAACCTGTTAACCGTGATTGACCACATTGACGAATCGATGAATGGCAGCTTTTTATCGTGGGACGGCAACATACTGCCTTGGTAA
- the cls gene encoding cardiolipin synthase has protein sequence MPEFSLIAVIVALVYVASLMCIYRILMTYRTAQGALAWVFALLALPWITLPLFLLIGRSRFGGYIKARRMGDDALTNLLNRFEQQETSLRSPAHHHFSDELQVLSKLARQPFTDGNHSTLLRDGEATFDALFDCMENAQHYILLEFYIVRSDRVGQRIKSILERKLAEGVNVWFLHDNIGSFGLPRKYIRELTQAGAHTAAFDDGNVRRWRFQMNFRNHRKILVCDGKVGFVGGINLADEYLGAAMEQEPWRDTHCRIEGPAVTGLQLAWLEDWNWASDTFPELNWAPHHNTPGDERILILPTGPADSWESCTLFFLNCINNARERVWIASPYFVPDVQVMNALQLAALRGIDVRILIPEKSDSRIIGLAAYSYLVQACQAGIQIYRYQPGFMHQKVILVDDRYTAVGTANLDNRSMRLNFEITAINTSGKFVEEVDAMLTEDFKQSHLMDERDYRDRSLAFRITCRAIRLAAPLL, from the coding sequence ATGCCCGAATTCTCTCTGATTGCCGTTATTGTTGCTCTGGTGTATGTGGCATCTCTGATGTGCATCTACCGGATCCTGATGACGTATCGCACGGCCCAGGGGGCTTTGGCATGGGTTTTCGCCTTACTGGCACTGCCGTGGATTACCTTGCCATTGTTCTTGCTTATTGGACGTTCGCGCTTTGGTGGGTACATTAAAGCGCGACGCATGGGCGACGACGCGCTGACCAATCTGCTGAACCGGTTTGAACAGCAAGAAACCTCGTTACGCTCACCAGCGCACCACCATTTCAGCGACGAACTTCAGGTACTCAGCAAGCTGGCACGCCAGCCGTTTACGGACGGCAATCACAGCACTTTATTACGCGACGGCGAAGCGACTTTCGACGCCCTGTTTGACTGCATGGAAAACGCTCAGCACTACATCTTGCTGGAGTTCTACATTGTGCGCTCTGACCGTGTTGGGCAGCGCATAAAGTCCATTCTGGAACGCAAGCTGGCGGAAGGAGTGAATGTGTGGTTTTTACACGACAACATTGGCAGCTTTGGCTTGCCTCGCAAATACATCAGGGAACTGACACAAGCCGGCGCCCACACCGCCGCCTTTGACGATGGCAATGTGCGCCGCTGGCGCTTTCAGATGAATTTTCGCAATCACCGCAAAATTCTGGTCTGTGATGGCAAAGTAGGCTTTGTTGGCGGTATTAATTTGGCAGACGAGTATCTGGGCGCCGCCATGGAACAGGAACCCTGGCGCGACACCCACTGCCGTATTGAAGGCCCCGCGGTAACCGGGTTGCAACTGGCTTGGTTAGAAGACTGGAACTGGGCCAGCGACACCTTTCCAGAGCTGAACTGGGCGCCACATCACAATACCCCCGGTGACGAACGAATTCTGATTCTGCCTACCGGGCCCGCCGACAGTTGGGAAAGCTGTACGCTGTTTTTCCTCAACTGCATCAACAATGCCCGCGAGCGGGTGTGGATTGCATCACCTTATTTCGTGCCCGATGTTCAGGTGATGAACGCATTGCAACTGGCGGCGCTGAGAGGGATAGACGTCAGAATTTTAATTCCGGAAAAATCCGACAGCCGCATCATTGGCCTGGCGGCCTATTCCTATCTGGTACAAGCCTGCCAGGCCGGCATTCAGATTTATCGCTATCAGCCCGGCTTCATGCACCAAAAGGTGATTCTGGTGGACGACCGCTACACCGCGGTCGGCACGGCTAATCTGGACAACCGCTCCATGCGCCTGAATTTCGAAATTACGGCGATCAACACATCAGGCAAGTTTGTCGAGGAAGTAGACGCGATGCTGACCGAGGACTTCAAACAGTCCCACTTGATGGACGAGCGCGATTATCGCGACAGGTCCCTAGCGTTTCGAATTACCTGCCGCGCCATACGCCTTGCCGCACCGCTGCTATAA
- a CDS encoding NADP-dependent oxidoreductase gives MEDTVNTSMRKVVYEEFGDRDVLQLVDALVPEPQAGQVLVKVHGAGLNPIDWKTRKGLGFVAKQLSEQDLLPWTPGYDLAGEVVSVGDNVNTLVPGDRVMGLAGFALTGGSYASYALAQADELAIVPENLDLVTAGALPLAALTAWQALFEVADLQSGQKILIHAGAGGVGHLAVQFALTQGAHVIATASKDHHDFLGRLGVHEIIDYTTTDVAQECFGLDVVLDLVGSDAGRRSLNCLGEKGVLVTVPTVTADVIICAAEAMGLRAHGMTVRPDVFHLEEIAELIEDGDVTVHIEKVFSLVEVAAAHELLEGGHVCGKLVLDCRD, from the coding sequence ATGGAAGACACCGTTAACACCAGCATGCGAAAAGTAGTTTACGAGGAGTTTGGTGACCGTGATGTTTTACAGCTTGTTGATGCTCTGGTGCCTGAGCCTCAGGCGGGCCAGGTGCTGGTCAAGGTCCACGGCGCCGGCCTTAACCCGATTGACTGGAAAACCCGCAAAGGCTTGGGCTTTGTGGCCAAGCAGCTGAGCGAACAAGATCTGCTGCCGTGGACGCCGGGTTATGATCTGGCCGGTGAAGTTGTCAGCGTAGGCGATAATGTAAACACCTTGGTACCAGGGGACCGGGTGATGGGGTTGGCAGGTTTCGCCCTGACGGGCGGCAGCTATGCCAGCTATGCGCTGGCCCAGGCTGATGAACTGGCCATTGTGCCGGAAAACCTGGATTTGGTGACTGCCGGGGCGTTGCCGTTGGCAGCGCTGACTGCCTGGCAGGCGTTATTCGAGGTGGCTGACCTACAGTCCGGTCAAAAAATTCTGATTCACGCCGGCGCCGGCGGTGTCGGGCACCTGGCCGTGCAATTTGCCCTGACCCAAGGCGCCCACGTCATTGCGACCGCCTCGAAGGACCACCACGATTTTCTGGGCCGCCTGGGTGTGCACGAAATCATCGATTACACCACCACCGACGTAGCTCAGGAATGTTTTGGCCTGGATGTGGTGTTGGACCTAGTGGGCAGCGATGCTGGTCGGCGTTCTTTAAACTGTTTGGGTGAAAAAGGTGTGCTGGTAACGGTGCCCACTGTGACCGCAGATGTGATTATCTGTGCCGCCGAAGCCATGGGCCTGAGAGCGCACGGCATGACGGTGCGCCCGGATGTGTTTCATCTTGAGGAAATCGCCGAACTGATTGAAGACGGCGATGTCACCGTTCATATCGAAAAGGTGTTTTCACTGGTCGAGGTCGCTGCCGCCCACGAGTTGCTGGAAGGCGGCCACGTTTGCGGCAAGCTGGTACTGGACTGCCGCGATTGA
- a CDS encoding alpha/beta fold hydrolase, translating into MTVELNARQAGPAASGRLPLIVLHGLFGSLDNLGGIIRRLEDRWQIHALDQRNHGQSPHTDTMDYPAMAADVIAYMDKQGLERACVLGHSMGGKVAMQLALLAPDRVDRVIVADISPVAYTPRHDAILEGLKAMDLSAVGSRTEADRQMANFVVDAGVRQFLLKNLERIPKDQTIEGGPVFRWLLNLATIERCYSQLADAPQGEGPFEGPVLFIKGADSAYLQSKHKDIILQLFPNASVKVIEGTGHWLHAEKPDTFATLCVDFLATDD; encoded by the coding sequence ATGACTGTTGAACTCAATGCCCGCCAAGCCGGACCTGCCGCATCCGGGCGTTTGCCATTAATTGTGTTGCACGGGTTGTTCGGTTCGCTGGACAACTTGGGCGGGATAATCCGTCGTTTGGAAGACCGTTGGCAGATTCATGCCCTGGATCAGCGTAATCACGGCCAGTCGCCCCACACCGACACCATGGACTACCCAGCCATGGCGGCGGACGTAATAGCCTACATGGACAAGCAGGGCCTTGAACGCGCTTGCGTGTTGGGCCATTCCATGGGTGGCAAAGTGGCGATGCAACTGGCATTACTGGCGCCGGATCGAGTTGACCGGGTGATTGTTGCCGATATTTCGCCGGTCGCTTACACACCGCGCCACGATGCCATTCTTGAAGGGCTCAAAGCCATGGACTTAAGCGCGGTAGGCTCGCGCACCGAGGCGGACCGACAGATGGCAAACTTTGTGGTCGACGCCGGCGTTCGCCAATTTCTGCTGAAAAATTTGGAACGTATTCCGAAGGACCAAACGATTGAAGGCGGGCCGGTCTTTCGCTGGTTGCTGAACCTGGCGACAATCGAGCGTTGCTATTCGCAGCTCGCCGATGCTCCGCAAGGTGAAGGCCCGTTTGAAGGGCCGGTGCTGTTTATTAAAGGCGCCGATTCGGCGTATCTGCAAAGTAAGCATAAAGACATCATTTTGCAGCTGTTCCCCAATGCCAGCGTAAAGGTGATTGAGGGCACAGGCCATTGGCTGCACGCCGAAAAACCGGACACCTTTGCTACCTTGTGTGTGGACTTTCTTGCCACTGACGATTGA
- a CDS encoding cation:proton antiporter has translation MPVSTVWLLASIGVLSLFCQWLAWRVRMPAILFLLAGGIVSGPVLGYLNPEDVFGDLLFPMVSLAVAIILFEGSLTLRFAEIRGHGKMVRNLLPIGAIVTGTIGTLSTHYILGISWEIALLFGAISIVTGPTVIAPLLRSVRPSSKLANILQWEGIIIDPIGALLAVLVFEGIVSWGQGNVFGHSLYIFAKTIAVGTFLGAAAGYLNGQVLRKHWIPQYLHNAGTLTFMLGVYALSNELAHESGLLTVTIMGIWMANMKQVPVDSILEFKESLSVLLISALFIILAARIEFSAIADLGWGLAWVLAILMLVARPLSIFLSAIGTNLNWREKLFLSWIAPRGIVAAAVSALFAFQLQKVGYDGAGAIVPLVFMLIIATVTIQSLTARPLANLLNVAEPSEFGFLILGANPVARMIGLTLKKHEVPVVLADTNWENVRQARMENLQVYFGNPVSEHASNQLDLTGVGNLLVISPYKHMNSLATYHFLDWFGDNSVYSLAEGDQDQKARHQTAEKIQQTRGLFNGVSYAKLASLASQGYSVKTTELSDEFSYQNFLDKYQSQALVLFMFDGKGRITPVKSMDKIKPGENSTLISLVPDRAPKERKERKDRENAEGNGAK, from the coding sequence ATGCCCGTAAGCACTGTTTGGCTGCTCGCTTCTATCGGTGTGCTTTCACTGTTTTGCCAATGGCTGGCCTGGCGCGTACGTATGCCAGCCATACTGTTTTTGCTGGCTGGCGGTATTGTGTCGGGCCCGGTACTAGGCTATTTGAATCCCGAAGATGTGTTTGGCGACCTGCTATTTCCGATGGTGTCACTGGCTGTGGCCATTATCCTGTTTGAAGGTAGCCTAACGCTGCGCTTTGCCGAAATTCGCGGCCACGGCAAAATGGTTCGCAATTTGCTCCCCATTGGCGCGATTGTTACGGGTACCATCGGCACCTTGTCGACGCACTATATTCTGGGCATTTCTTGGGAAATCGCCCTGCTGTTTGGCGCCATATCCATTGTTACAGGCCCTACCGTGATTGCGCCACTGCTGCGCTCGGTCCGGCCCAGCTCGAAACTCGCTAATATTCTACAATGGGAAGGCATTATTATTGACCCCATTGGCGCCCTGCTGGCAGTACTGGTGTTCGAGGGCATTGTGTCTTGGGGTCAGGGCAATGTGTTTGGCCACTCACTGTATATTTTTGCCAAAACCATCGCGGTAGGCACTTTTTTAGGTGCGGCAGCGGGCTATTTGAATGGTCAGGTGCTACGTAAACACTGGATACCCCAATACCTGCACAATGCCGGCACGCTGACCTTCATGCTCGGCGTGTATGCACTGTCGAACGAACTGGCGCACGAGTCCGGCCTGCTGACGGTGACCATCATGGGTATCTGGATGGCGAATATGAAACAGGTGCCAGTCGACAGCATTCTGGAATTCAAGGAATCCCTGAGCGTACTGCTGATTTCCGCACTGTTTATTATTCTGGCGGCGCGCATCGAATTTTCTGCAATAGCCGACTTGGGCTGGGGCTTAGCCTGGGTATTAGCCATATTGATGCTGGTAGCGCGGCCTCTGAGCATTTTTCTATCGGCTATTGGTACCAATCTGAACTGGCGCGAAAAACTGTTCTTAAGCTGGATAGCACCGCGGGGCATTGTTGCCGCGGCGGTGTCTGCACTGTTCGCCTTCCAACTGCAAAAAGTAGGCTATGATGGCGCAGGCGCTATTGTACCGCTCGTGTTCATGTTAATTATTGCCACCGTAACCATTCAGAGTCTGACCGCTCGGCCACTGGCAAACCTACTAAATGTGGCGGAGCCGTCAGAGTTCGGGTTTCTGATTCTGGGGGCCAACCCGGTGGCGCGCATGATTGGTCTTACCTTAAAAAAACACGAGGTCCCGGTGGTGCTTGCGGACACCAACTGGGAGAACGTGCGCCAGGCGCGAATGGAGAATCTGCAGGTGTACTTTGGTAACCCGGTGTCTGAGCACGCGTCTAACCAGCTGGATTTGACCGGAGTCGGCAACCTGCTGGTTATTTCACCTTACAAACACATGAATTCCCTAGCCACCTATCACTTTCTGGACTGGTTTGGTGACAACAGCGTGTATAGCTTGGCAGAAGGCGATCAGGACCAGAAAGCGCGTCATCAAACAGCCGAAAAAATCCAACAGACACGCGGCCTTTTCAACGGCGTCAGCTACGCCAAATTGGCCAGCCTGGCAAGCCAGGGCTACTCGGTAAAAACCACCGAGCTTAGCGATGAGTTCAGCTATCAAAACTTTTTGGACAAGTACCAGAGCCAGGCCCTAGTACTGTTTATGTTTGATGGCAAAGGCCGCATTACCCCAGTGAAATCCATGGACAAAATCAAGCCCGGTGAGAATTCTACGCTGATCAGCCTGGTTCCGGACCGCGCACCAAAAGAGCGCAAAGAACGCAAAGACCGTGAAAACGCCGAAGGTAATGGCGCAAAATAA